One genomic region from Pogoniulus pusillus isolate bPogPus1 chromosome 40, bPogPus1.pri, whole genome shotgun sequence encodes:
- the WNT3 gene encoding proto-oncogene Wnt-3, with translation MDCHLLGLMLAVLFDGAKVLAGYPIWWSLALGQQYSSLGSQPLLCGSIPGLVPKQLRFCRNYIEIMPSVAEGVKLGIQECQHQFRGRRWNCTTIDDSLAIFGPVLDKATRESAFVHAIASAGVAFAVTRSCAEGTSTICGCDSHHKGPPGEGWKWGGCSEDADFGVLVSREFADARENRPDARSAMNRHNNEAGRTTILDHMHLKCKCHGLSGSCEVKTCWWAQPDFRAIGDYLKDKYDSASEMVVEKHRESRGWVETLRAKYALFKPPTERDLVYYENSPNFCEPNPETGSFGTRDRTCNLTSHGIDGCDLLCCGRGHNTRTERRKEKCHCVFHWCCYVSCQECTRVYDVHTCK, from the exons GTCGCTGGCCCTCGGGCAGCAGTacagctccctgggctcccAGCCGCTGCTCTGCGGCTCCATCCCCGGGCTGGTGCCAAAGCAGCTCCGCTTCTGCCGCAACTACATCGAGATCATGCCCAGCGTGGCCGAGGGGGTGAAGTTGGGCATCCAGGAGTGCCAGCACCAGTTCCGCGGCCGCCGCTGGAACTGCACCACCATCGACGACAGCTTGGCCATCTTCGGGCCCGTCCTGGACAAAG CCACCCGCGAGTCCGCCTTCGTCCACGCCATCGCCTCGGCCGGGGTGGCCTTCGCCGTCACCCGCTCCTGCGCCGAGGGCACCTCCACCATCTGCGGCTGCGACTCCCACCACAAAGGACCCCCGGGAGAGGGCTGGAAGTGGGGGGGCTGCAGCGAGGACGCCGACTTCGGGGTGCTGGTGTCGAGGGAGTTCGCCGACGCGCGGGAGAACCGCCCCGATGCCCGCTCGGCCATGAACCGGCACAACAACGAGGCGGGCAGGACg ACCATCTTGGACCACATGCACCTCAAGTGCAAGTGCCACGGGCTGTCGGGCAGCTGCGAGGTGAAGACCTGCTGGTGGGCACAGCCTGACTTCAGGGCCATCGGGGACTACCTGAAGGACAAATACGACAGCGCCTCGGAGATGGTGGTGGAGAAGCACCGCGAGTCCCGCGGCTGGGTGGAGACGCTGCGCGCCAAGTACGCGCTCTTCAAGCCGCCCACCGAGCGGGACCTGGTCTACTACGAGAACTCCCCCAACTTCTGCGAGCCCAACCCCGAGACAGGCTCCTTCGGGACCAGGGACAGGACCTGCAACCTCACCTCGCACGGCATCGACGGCTGCGACCTGCTGTGCTGCGGGCGGGGGCACAACACGCGGACCGAGCGGCGCAAGGAGAAGTGCCACTGCGTGTTCCACTGGTGCTGCTACGTCAGCTGCCAGGAGTGCACCCGCGTCTACGACGTCCACACCTGCAAGTAG